From Amphritea atlantica, a single genomic window includes:
- a CDS encoding DMT family transporter, protein MPLSPAARADLLLLLVTLIAAAGWIFSKQALQDFPPLLFIGIRFLLAGLLLMILAFNDLRSLLKQQVLFPVMRLGLLMTCALLCWILGLKHGSHLGEGAFITSLGVVLVPLMAWLIYREQAQLSTWFSLPVAIVGLMLLSLEGGISLAAGQLWFLSAALLFSVHFVLVSRMALAVPALVLTAVQLLIVGIGGIVVSAFVEVWPDSVSNAALGWLFSSAFIATSLRFALQTYAQSLAPASHVALIMTLEPVWAALLAGIIYGEEMSSLQLGGCSLIFTAMLVSRWRWLKPLMFAVRYRTLRSQR, encoded by the coding sequence ATGCCGTTGTCCCCTGCAGCCCGGGCCGATCTGCTACTGTTACTGGTCACTCTGATTGCTGCGGCAGGATGGATATTTTCTAAGCAGGCCCTGCAGGATTTTCCGCCCCTGCTGTTTATCGGGATACGCTTTCTGCTGGCAGGTTTGCTGCTGATGATTCTGGCATTCAACGATCTGCGCTCATTATTGAAGCAGCAGGTACTGTTTCCTGTCATGCGACTGGGTTTGCTGATGACCTGTGCGCTACTGTGCTGGATTTTGGGTTTAAAACATGGCAGTCACCTGGGTGAAGGCGCTTTTATTACCAGTCTGGGGGTGGTTTTGGTGCCACTGATGGCATGGCTGATATATCGGGAACAGGCGCAATTGAGTACCTGGTTCTCTCTGCCGGTCGCCATTGTCGGATTGATGCTGCTGTCGCTGGAAGGCGGCATCTCTCTGGCCGCGGGTCAGCTCTGGTTTCTTTCTGCTGCACTGCTGTTTTCGGTCCACTTTGTTTTAGTTTCCCGTATGGCGCTGGCGGTGCCTGCACTGGTTCTTACCGCAGTACAGCTGTTGATTGTTGGTATCGGTGGTATTGTTGTTTCTGCGTTTGTTGAGGTCTGGCCTGATTCGGTCAGCAACGCAGCGCTGGGCTGGTTATTCTCCAGCGCGTTTATCGCTACCAGTTTGCGTTTTGCACTGCAAACCTATGCTCAGAGTCTGGCCCCGGCCAGTCATGTTGCGCTTATTATGACTCTGGAGCCCGTTTGGGCCGCGTTGCTGGCGGGGATAATTTATGGTGAGGAGATGAGTTCCCTGCAGCTGGGAGGCTGCAGCCTGATCTTTACAGCGATGCTGGTGAGTCGCTGGCGATGGTTAAAACCACTGATGTTTGCCGTGCGCTACCGAACGCTCAGGTCTCAACGCTGA
- a CDS encoding Smr/MutS family protein yields MSDNDLPDNEHPDNTEIDFSSAMTGVTRIKNDRADLRGHPKKLKLANDETTRYKRQMAVQDEESIVDGLSSEVINLVETEDELIYATPGVQLKLMKRLKQGHIPWDAGLDLHGYIIDDARTELSSFIRECSLRQLRCVMVIHGKSNSVESQHALMKSYVNDWLRQMEQVIAFSSAQPKDGGTGALYVLLKRAK; encoded by the coding sequence ATGTCTGATAACGATCTGCCTGATAACGAACACCCTGATAATACTGAAATTGATTTTTCCTCAGCCATGACGGGGGTTACCCGGATTAAAAATGACCGGGCAGACCTGCGCGGACACCCGAAAAAACTTAAACTGGCCAATGATGAGACCACCCGCTATAAACGGCAAATGGCCGTTCAGGACGAAGAGAGTATCGTTGACGGCCTCAGCTCAGAGGTCATTAATCTGGTTGAAACGGAGGATGAGCTGATCTATGCCACTCCCGGGGTTCAGCTGAAACTAATGAAACGTCTGAAGCAGGGGCATATCCCCTGGGACGCGGGTCTCGACCTGCACGGTTATATCATTGACGATGCCCGTACCGAGCTCAGCAGCTTTATTCGCGAATGCAGTCTTCGCCAACTACGTTGTGTGATGGTGATCCACGGCAAATCGAACAGCGTAGAAAGCCAGCACGCATTGATGAAGTCTTATGTAAATGACTGGCTGAGGCAGATGGAGCAGGTAATCGCTTTCTCCTCAGCTCAACCGAAAGATGGCGGAACTGGCGCGCTCTATGTGTTGCTGAAACGGGCGAAATAA
- the folE gene encoding GTP cyclohydrolase I FolE has protein sequence MEKEFASIIEQLGEDLTREGLIDTPKRAAKAMQFLTRGYEQNLEEVINGALFPTENSEMVIVKDIELYSMCEHHMLPFIGKCHVGYIPNGQVIGLSKIARIVDMFARRLQIQENMTKQIADAIMQATGADGVGVVIEAQHMCMMMRGVEKQNSSMKTSMMLGSFRKSQSTRGEFLSLIN, from the coding sequence ATGGAAAAAGAATTTGCCAGCATAATCGAACAGCTGGGTGAAGATCTCACCCGTGAAGGCCTGATCGACACCCCCAAACGCGCAGCGAAAGCGATGCAGTTTCTCACCCGTGGCTATGAGCAAAACCTGGAAGAGGTAATCAATGGTGCCCTCTTCCCCACTGAGAACAGCGAAATGGTCATCGTAAAGGATATCGAGCTGTACTCGATGTGTGAGCACCATATGCTGCCCTTTATTGGTAAATGCCATGTGGGTTACATCCCCAATGGGCAGGTCATCGGGTTGTCCAAGATTGCCCGGATAGTGGATATGTTCGCCCGCCGCCTGCAGATTCAGGAAAATATGACCAAACAGATCGCCGATGCCATCATGCAAGCAACCGGTGCTGACGGTGTTGGCGTGGTTATCGAAGCACAGCATATGTGTATGATGATGCGCGGTGTTGAAAAGCAGAACAGCAGCATGAAGACCTCAATGATGCTGGGTTCATTCCGCAAGAGCCAGTCAACCCGCGGCGAGTTCCTTTCGCTGATCAACTGA
- the prmB gene encoding 50S ribosomal protein L3 N(5)-glutamine methyltransferase has translation MTINQAQTLKELHTIRDFIRFSMSSFYQHDLYFGHGTDNPWDEAVQLVLGALHLPWNSHPELLDARLTGDEKLRVLDFLEQRVMQRRPLPYIIGEAWYAGMPFYVDERVLIPRSPIQELIELHFSPWLRDGPVERILDLCTGSGCIGIVCAYAFEEAEVDLADISGDALEVARRNIIRHELDDRVTAIESDLFSNLKGRRYDLIVSNPPYVDSADLAAMPQEYQHEPDLALGSGPDGLDITRQILRQAEQFLTEDGLLVIEVGNSEVHLQQQYPQIPFTWLELAQGGNGVFLLTADEVRQYCSAV, from the coding sequence ATGACCATCAATCAAGCACAGACACTGAAAGAGCTGCATACGATACGTGATTTTATCCGTTTCAGCATGAGCAGCTTCTACCAACACGACCTCTATTTTGGCCACGGAACCGATAATCCATGGGATGAGGCGGTTCAGCTGGTGCTGGGTGCGCTGCATCTGCCCTGGAATAGTCATCCTGAACTACTGGATGCCCGGCTCACCGGCGACGAGAAGCTGCGGGTGCTGGACTTTCTCGAGCAACGGGTGATGCAGCGCCGGCCACTGCCCTACATTATAGGGGAAGCCTGGTATGCGGGTATGCCTTTTTATGTCGATGAGCGGGTGCTGATTCCCCGTTCACCGATTCAGGAACTGATAGAGCTGCATTTCAGTCCGTGGCTGAGGGACGGGCCGGTGGAACGGATTCTGGATCTCTGTACCGGTAGCGGTTGTATTGGTATTGTCTGCGCCTATGCGTTTGAGGAGGCCGAAGTCGATCTGGCGGACATCTCAGGGGATGCACTGGAAGTGGCCCGCCGTAATATTATCCGCCATGAGCTTGATGACCGGGTGACGGCTATTGAGAGTGATCTGTTCAGCAACCTGAAGGGGCGCCGCTATGATCTGATTGTCAGCAATCCACCGTATGTAGATAGTGCGGATCTTGCGGCTATGCCGCAGGAGTACCAGCATGAGCCCGATCTGGCGCTGGGATCTGGGCCTGATGGTCTTGATATTACCAGACAGATACTGCGACAGGCTGAACAGTTCCTGACAGAGGATGGTCTGCTGGTGATTGAGGTTGGTAATAGCGAAGTCCACCTGCAACAACAGTATCCTCAGATACCGTTTACCTGGTTGGAGCTGGCGCAGGGCGGCAACGGGGTATTCCTGCTGACGGCTGACGAGGTTCGACAGTATTGCAGCGCTGTGTGA
- the aroC gene encoding chorismate synthase, producing the protein MSGNTYGKLFTVTTFGESHGPALGCIIDGCPPGIELTEADLQRDLDRRKPGTSRHTTQRREADEVKILSGVFEGKTTGTPIGLLIENTDQRSKDYSNIAETFRPAHADYVYTHKYGFRDYRGGGRSSARETAMRVAAGAVAKKYLAQKGVEVRGYLSQLGPIKIEGFDWDQVDQNPFFCPDAGKVAEMETYMDALRKEGNSIGAKISVSATGVQVGLGEPIFDRLDADLAHALMSINAVKGVEIGDGFACVEQKGTEHRDEMTPEGFLSNHAGGILGGISTGQEITAHIALKPTSSLRLPGQSINSRGEAIEVVTQGRHDPCVGIRATPIAEAMMAIVLMDHLLRHRAQNADVVCETPVLKG; encoded by the coding sequence ATGTCAGGAAACACCTACGGTAAGCTTTTCACTGTCACTACTTTCGGCGAGAGCCATGGTCCGGCGCTGGGCTGTATCATCGATGGTTGTCCTCCGGGCATTGAACTGACTGAAGCTGATTTGCAGCGCGATCTGGATCGCCGTAAACCAGGGACCTCACGACACACCACCCAGCGGCGTGAAGCCGATGAGGTAAAGATCCTCTCCGGCGTGTTTGAGGGCAAAACGACCGGAACCCCCATTGGTCTGCTGATTGAAAATACCGATCAGCGTTCCAAGGACTACTCCAATATCGCCGAGACATTCCGTCCGGCACACGCGGATTACGTCTACACCCATAAATATGGTTTCCGTGATTATCGTGGCGGCGGTCGCTCATCGGCCCGGGAAACCGCGATGCGGGTGGCAGCTGGCGCGGTGGCTAAAAAGTATCTGGCGCAGAAAGGCGTTGAAGTACGGGGTTATCTTTCACAGCTGGGGCCAATTAAGATTGAGGGGTTTGACTGGGATCAGGTCGATCAGAATCCGTTTTTTTGTCCGGATGCCGGTAAAGTGGCAGAGATGGAAACTTATATGGATGCCCTGCGTAAAGAGGGGAATTCTATCGGCGCAAAAATCTCTGTTTCCGCGACCGGGGTGCAAGTAGGACTGGGGGAGCCGATATTTGATCGTCTGGACGCTGATCTGGCCCATGCACTGATGAGTATTAACGCAGTTAAGGGCGTTGAGATCGGTGATGGTTTCGCCTGTGTTGAACAGAAGGGAACCGAGCATCGCGATGAGATGACCCCGGAGGGGTTTCTCTCCAACCATGCGGGTGGCATTCTCGGTGGTATCTCCACGGGTCAGGAGATCACCGCGCATATCGCCTTAAAGCCTACTTCCAGTCTGCGTCTGCCGGGACAGAGCATCAATAGCCGGGGGGAAGCGATCGAGGTGGTGACACAGGGGCGTCATGATCCCTGTGTGGGGATTCGCGCGACGCCGATTGCCGAAGCGATGATGGCGATTGTGCTGATGGATCACCTGCTGCGTCACCGGGCACAAAATGCCGATGTGGTGTGTGAAACTCCGGTGTTAAAAGGTTAA
- the speE gene encoding polyamine aminopropyltransferase, translating to MTVYKETLYDGYGQAFDVEEVLFEQQTDSWHLIIFRNPKFGTVMALDGIIQTTEKDEFIYHEMLTHVPLMAHGSAKKVLIIGGGDGGMLREVLKHQSVESVTQVEIDQAVIDMCVEYLPNHSQGAYDNPRANIVIGDGIDYVCQTEEKYDVIISDCTDPVGPGEVLFSSRFYEGCKRCLNEGGIFVAQNGVVYMQPEEVVTTRQRLSPYFADQTFYTAAVPTYIGGAMTFAWGCDDAANRQLSVEEVAARFAASGIKTRYYNPQIHVGSFALPQYILEKLGDA from the coding sequence ATGACAGTCTATAAAGAGACTCTTTACGATGGATACGGTCAGGCATTTGATGTGGAAGAAGTGCTGTTTGAACAACAGACCGACTCCTGGCATCTGATTATTTTCCGTAACCCTAAATTCGGAACTGTTATGGCACTGGATGGTATTATCCAGACCACAGAAAAAGATGAGTTTATCTATCATGAGATGCTGACCCATGTTCCGCTAATGGCTCACGGCAGTGCTAAAAAAGTACTGATTATCGGCGGTGGTGATGGGGGCATGCTGCGCGAAGTCCTGAAGCATCAGTCTGTTGAAAGTGTCACTCAGGTTGAGATCGATCAGGCGGTTATCGATATGTGTGTTGAATACCTGCCGAACCATTCTCAGGGCGCTTATGACAACCCGCGTGCCAATATTGTTATCGGTGATGGTATCGATTATGTCTGCCAGACCGAAGAGAAGTACGATGTGATTATCTCCGACTGTACCGATCCGGTTGGTCCCGGTGAAGTGTTGTTCAGCAGTCGTTTCTATGAAGGTTGTAAGCGTTGTCTCAATGAAGGAGGAATCTTCGTTGCCCAGAACGGTGTAGTCTATATGCAGCCTGAAGAGGTAGTCACCACCCGGCAGCGTCTCAGCCCATACTTCGCCGACCAGACCTTTTACACCGCAGCAGTACCTACCTATATCGGTGGTGCTATGACTTTTGCCTGGGGTTGTGATGATGCAGCCAACCGGCAGTTGAGTGTGGAAGAGGTTGCCGCGCGGTTTGCAGCCAGCGGTATTAAAACCCGTTACTATAATCCGCAGATCCATGTCGGTAGCTTTGCGTTGCCGCAGTATATTCTGGAGAAGCTGGGCGACGCGTGA